The DNA sequence CGTTTCCTGATTCGACCAGCGAGCGGATGGCGATCGAGTCGCTGACTGGTTCGCTCGGCGTTAGTCCCTTCCTGGCTGCCCTGCTGGTGCAGCGGGGTGTGTACACCTACGACGATGCACGGGCGTTTTTTCGGCCTGAGATCGGTCATCTCCACGATCCGTTTACGATGAAAGACATGGACCGGGCTATTGAGCGCCTGGAACTGGCGATGCGTACCGGACGGGAGGAGAAAATTCTGATCTACGGCGATTATGATGTAGATGGAACAACCTCGGTGGCGCTGGTGTACGGCTTTTTAAAGAACTACCACGCAAATATAGACCACTATATTCCGGATCGCTATAAAGAAGGATACGGCATTTCGAAGCAGGGTATTCAGTGGGCGGCCGACAATGGATTTTCGCTCATCATTGCCCTCGACTGCGGAATCAAGTCGGTCGATCGGGTGGCCGAAGCGAAAGCACTCGGTGTCGATTTTATCATTTGTGATCACCACCGTCCCGGCGCCGAACTGCCCGACGCGGCTGCCGTGCTGGACCCTAAACGCGACGACTGCACGTATCCCTACAAGGAGCTGAGTGGTTGTGGCGTCGGTTTCAAGCTCCTGCAGGCGTTCTGCACAAGACGGGGGCTTCCGCTCGAACAGCTCTACCCGTACCTCGATCTGGTTGCGGTTAGCATCGCATCGGATATTGTTCCCATCACCGGCGAGAACCGGGTTATGGCGTTCTATGGGCTGAAGCACTTGAATGCCGCTCCCCGGACGGGGCTGAAAGCTCTGATCAAGGTGGCAGGATTCTCGCGCGAACTGGACATCACGAATCTGGTCTTTGGACTTGGGCCACGTATCAACGCGGCCGGTCGCATCCAGCATGCCAAAGCCGCCGTGCAACTGCTGCTGGCCGAGTCTGAATCGGAAGCCGACGCCTTTGCGATGGCCATTAACAAGCACAATAATGATCGGCGTACCTTCGACAGCACCATGACCGAGCAGGCGCTGGCCATGATTCGGGAGAGCGACGGAATGAGCCGCGCCAAATCGACGGTGTTATTCGACGCCAGCTGGCACAAAGGCGTGATTGGCATTGTGGCGTCGCGCTGCATCGAGCATTTTCACCGCCCCACCATTATCCTGACGCAGTCGCACGATAAAGCCGCGGGATCGGCCCGGTCGGTGCCGGGTTTCGATGTGTACGAAGCAATTGAAGAATGCGCCGACCTGCTTGAGCAGTTTGGCGGCCACACGTTTGCCGCTGGTATGACCATGCCCGTCGATAACATCGACGCGTTCCGGAAAAAGTTCGAAGAGGTAGTATCGCGACGCATCAAGGAGGAGCACCTCACGCCCCTGATCGATATTGACCTGCCTATGGACTTCACGGAGATCGATGCCAAACTCGTTCGGATTCTGAAGCAGATGGGTCCCTTCGGTCCGCAAAATCCCCAGCCGGTTTTCATGACCGACGAGGTGTATCTGGCCAGTGAGCCAATCATCATGAAGGAAAAGCACCTGAAAATAAATGTGTATCAGGGCGGCCCGTCGCACCGCGGGCATACCCTCACAGCGGTGGGGTTTGGCTTTGCACACATGGCCAGCCAGCTGCAGCCAGGTAAGCCTTTCGCTATCTGCTACCAGGTCGAACAAAATTTCTACAACGGCAACGTAACGTTGCAGCTTATGCTGAAGGACATAAAGTGCAGCGACTAGCGCCTGCCTCTGATACGTATCCAACCGGCGAACGCAACCTGACTTCTTAAAAAATGTTATGGATGAACTGAGCAGGAGTTTATGCGTTCTTTCTATGGAACCCTGCCAGTTGGCGAAGCGGTAGTTAGTTGGTAAATAACCATTCATGATTCTCAGAACCGAAAATTTAATTAAGAAATACGGGTCACGGTTGGTCAACAACAATGTATCGTATCAGGTAGCGCAGGGCGAAATCGTGGGCTTGCTTGGCCCCAACGGAGCCGGAAAAACAACCTCGTTCTACATGGCCGTTGGCCTGGTGAAGCCCAACAGCGGTAAGGTATACATCGATGATACGGATGTGACCGACTTGCCCATGTACAAACGGGCGCGGCTCGGTCTGGGCTACCTGGCGCAGGAAGCATCCGTTTTTCGGGATCTGTCGGTCGAAGAAAACGTGCTGGCAGTGCTGGAAATGAGCGATGTGCCTAAAAACCAGCAGAAGGAAAAAGTTGAGCAACTACTGGAAGAGTTCAGCCTCACACACGTCCGAAAGAGTAAGGGGAAAGTGCTGTCCGGTGGTGAACGCCGTCGTACCGAAATTGCCCGTGCCCTGGCCGTCGATCCCAAATTTATTCTGCTCGATGAGCCCTTCGCCGGTGTCGACCCTATTGCGGTGGAAGATATCCAGAGTATTGTGGCCAAACTCAAGCACCGCAACATTGGTATCTTGATTACCGACCACAACGTAAACGAAACCCTGTCCATCACCGATCGGGCTTACCTGTTGTTCGAAGGGAAAATTCTCAAGCAGGGAACCGCCGAAGAGCTTGCCAGTGATGAGCAGGTTCGGCGTTTGTACCTGGGGCAACACTTCGAATTGAAACGTAAGGTATAACTACGCTTCGGGCAATTCCCGTTACAGAAAGCAGACCCGGACCAGTACGATCCGGGTTTTTTTAGTGGCCTTATCCCAGCACTTCCCGCAACACCGGCAGCGATTTCACTTCGCCAATGGAATCGATGTGTATCTGGTAATAGGCGACCAGCGCGTCCAGTAAATCGTTGCGTGACGCGCGGGCCAGTTTGATCGGTGTGCCGAAGGGATAACGCAGCATGATATTCAGGGCCGTTTCGGTTTCTGCATCGGGGAGGAACGGGTAGGAGTTTTCTCGCAGCTGGCTTTCAAACTCGCGGTCGCTTTCGGGGCCGAAGCCCAGAAAGAAAGAAAGCTTGAGCAGAAAAGCGAGGTGAAAGTTTTCAAAATCGGTTTGGGCCTCCTCCAGAAATATCACCGACTCGGCCAGAAACCGGAACAGGGTCGGGCTGCTCGCTTCTTCTTTCAGGACTTTGTTGAGTATCTCCGTTACGAACATGGCAATGGTCGATTTGGCCACATCGAAAGGCAGGCTCTGGAACGGATAACTCGTTTTCACTTCCGAGAGTCGGTGCAGGTCGCGGTCGTTTTTGTAATAAACGACCATCTCGAGCAGCGTCAGCGGCTGAAACAGGGCAATGCGATTGTTCTTGCTCCGCGCCGTCCGGACGCTGTTCACAATATAACTTTGCAGGCCATACTCCTCAGTATAAACGCGGGCAATGATGGAGGTTTCCCGATAGCGGATGTAGCTCAGTGCAATGCCTCTGGTTTTCTGCAGCATCAATAGATCTGGTTTATACTATAACAACAAACACTGGTCACTACGCTCCCTGAGGTCCTGATTAATTGCCTTTCTTTTGGCTCCCGGTTTTGTGTTAACAGGCCAAAAATGGTTGATCGGGGCGTAGTTCTGCGGCTGGTCGGTCAATGTTAACGAAAACAGCCGTATCATTGAAAAACTTTTCCGAACCCTAAAATGAAACTTTACAAAACCCGCTCTGGCCTCGTTGTCGAACAGAATAATTTATTCTACCTCGCTTTGTCCGACGATTGGGACGCGCTCGTGAACCGGGACGATCTCTACCGTTTTTTGCAGGCCCGGTTGGCCGACGCTCAACCATCGGACGAATACCG is a window from the Spirosoma rigui genome containing:
- the lptB gene encoding LPS export ABC transporter ATP-binding protein encodes the protein MILRTENLIKKYGSRLVNNNVSYQVAQGEIVGLLGPNGAGKTTSFYMAVGLVKPNSGKVYIDDTDVTDLPMYKRARLGLGYLAQEASVFRDLSVEENVLAVLEMSDVPKNQQKEKVEQLLEEFSLTHVRKSKGKVLSGGERRRTEIARALAVDPKFILLDEPFAGVDPIAVEDIQSIVAKLKHRNIGILITDHNVNETLSITDRAYLLFEGKILKQGTAEELASDEQVRRLYLGQHFELKRKV
- the recO gene encoding DNA repair protein RecO, with translation MLQKTRGIALSYIRYRETSIIARVYTEEYGLQSYIVNSVRTARSKNNRIALFQPLTLLEMVVYYKNDRDLHRLSEVKTSYPFQSLPFDVAKSTIAMFVTEILNKVLKEEASSPTLFRFLAESVIFLEEAQTDFENFHLAFLLKLSFFLGFGPESDREFESQLRENSYPFLPDAETETALNIMLRYPFGTPIKLARASRNDLLDALVAYYQIHIDSIGEVKSLPVLREVLG
- the recJ gene encoding single-stranded-DNA-specific exonuclease RecJ, with product MIAQPPPPQKRWITKPFPDSTSERMAIESLTGSLGVSPFLAALLVQRGVYTYDDARAFFRPEIGHLHDPFTMKDMDRAIERLELAMRTGREEKILIYGDYDVDGTTSVALVYGFLKNYHANIDHYIPDRYKEGYGISKQGIQWAADNGFSLIIALDCGIKSVDRVAEAKALGVDFIICDHHRPGAELPDAAAVLDPKRDDCTYPYKELSGCGVGFKLLQAFCTRRGLPLEQLYPYLDLVAVSIASDIVPITGENRVMAFYGLKHLNAAPRTGLKALIKVAGFSRELDITNLVFGLGPRINAAGRIQHAKAAVQLLLAESESEADAFAMAINKHNNDRRTFDSTMTEQALAMIRESDGMSRAKSTVLFDASWHKGVIGIVASRCIEHFHRPTIILTQSHDKAAGSARSVPGFDVYEAIEECADLLEQFGGHTFAAGMTMPVDNIDAFRKKFEEVVSRRIKEEHLTPLIDIDLPMDFTEIDAKLVRILKQMGPFGPQNPQPVFMTDEVYLASEPIIMKEKHLKINVYQGGPSHRGHTLTAVGFGFAHMASQLQPGKPFAICYQVEQNFYNGNVTLQLMLKDIKCSD